From a region of the Synechococcus sp. PCC 7502 genome:
- a CDS encoding low-complexity tail membrane protein — translation MAQQELSNGNVLNSNYQKAEPFLWFHIALLAAVPLTLVIGMLGLGVGDPVLPEWLEITVLGLPPIALPVILQWWKPLSPFSVWLFAKPLELTDDNERRILTVVKEFKTVLVAIALGVLIDAIFCKIYAGAPLVENVLPLPDGLRIIGIIWWLAFFLVSNLLLQAGAVAIRVLLRSEADLNQLNPLPIENINSAFTSLGKRSPRLLYLISDSHIQEAILEPKPKDQTQSRKDTPTVKPEVKTPEITQPKPVSETIPEEPIPIVEPVSAPNAIAPEVAIDNPVNNTSDTEVLTSDGKEPQAESPESEVTNLVETLVPITPDIEAPQSAPITEAIQVSIEVPIPTPPEPVVTNLEVPTVPTAEPESPPTEGDIVNQDAITEQLLIRTKEIIAKAEVVSPKISTEDSPTTSEENSAISSNEFNPNTETVPEIESASPTTPTSES, via the coding sequence ATGGCTCAACAAGAATTATCAAATGGCAATGTCTTAAATTCCAACTATCAAAAAGCAGAACCCTTCCTATGGTTTCACATAGCTTTGCTAGCAGCAGTACCACTCACCTTAGTTATAGGAATGCTAGGCTTAGGCGTTGGTGATCCAGTTTTACCTGAATGGTTAGAGATTACAGTTTTAGGGTTGCCCCCGATCGCTTTACCAGTAATTTTGCAGTGGTGGAAGCCCCTATCGCCATTTAGTGTATGGTTATTTGCCAAGCCCCTAGAGTTAACCGATGATAATGAACGTCGCATTTTAACGGTTGTTAAGGAATTTAAAACGGTTTTAGTAGCGATCGCCCTCGGGGTTTTAATTGATGCCATTTTCTGTAAAATCTATGCGGGGGCGCCTTTGGTTGAAAATGTATTACCATTACCCGACGGTTTAAGAATTATTGGAATTATCTGGTGGTTAGCGTTTTTTCTAGTAAGTAATTTACTTTTGCAAGCGGGAGCGGTGGCAATTAGGGTGCTTTTGCGTTCCGAGGCTGATTTAAATCAACTCAACCCTTTACCTATAGAGAATATTAATTCGGCTTTTACTAGTCTAGGTAAGCGATCGCCACGCCTCTTATACTTGATTTCAGATTCTCATATTCAAGAAGCGATATTAGAGCCGAAACCTAAAGATCAAACACAATCACGGAAAGATACTCCCACAGTTAAACCAGAAGTAAAAACACCAGAAATTACTCAACCAAAACCAGTTTCTGAAACTATCCCAGAAGAACCTATCCCTATAGTTGAGCCAGTATCTGCACCAAATGCGATCGCCCCAGAAGTTGCTATTGATAATCCAGTTAATAATACAAGCGATACAGAGGTTTTAACATCAGATGGAAAAGAACCACAAGCAGAATCTCCTGAATCTGAAGTAACTAATTTAGTAGAGACCTTAGTTCCTATTACCCCAGATATAGAGGCTCCCCAATCAGCACCAATAACGGAAGCAATTCAAGTCTCTATAGAAGTTCCAATTCCTACTCCCCCAGAGCCAGTTGTAACTAATTTAGAGGTACCTACAGTTCCTACGGCAGAGCCTGAATCCCCACCCACTGAGGGAGACATAGTAAATCAGGATGCTATAACTGAACAACTTTTAATTCGGACTAAAGAGATCATTGCTAAGGCTGAGGTAGTATCTCCTAAAATATCTACAGAGGATTCTCCTACAACTTCAGAAGAAAATTCTGCTATTAGTTCAAATGAATTTAATCCAAATACAGAAACTGTTCCTGAAATTGAATCTGCATCACCAAC
- a CDS encoding SagB/ThcOx family dehydrogenase, with the protein MSETKTSIAQYYHERTKYDPETIATKGRALDWDQQPSAFKVYQVGKVYDLKMYLTEDTPNNFIAEKWQRLSRLLLCSYGLTARIRTVNGDMYLRSAPSAGGLYPAEVYIIANNRSFLPPGIYNYQPQTHALVHFWESDQVWERLQVACFTHPVFRITDFAIATTGVFYRSAWRYQDRAYRRIFLDTGHLLGNIELAGAINDFRPYLLGGFDDQVVNDLLYLDKTQEGAIAIIPILDLKDDLPANSSQIAQILTTAPTALASGTNTDYPRLADGELLGYLHQATEIHSEIQGAGSDLKIAKSLNNFEDKYNFPFCTKVSTVTNSLNWGTELEDLESTILKRRSTRAFTGEPLSLEQLNTILDFVYQPIHYINQGLDGEPDYFDLSLIETFIAVSAVTGLEDGCYYYAPITEEFRQIRFKNFRKELHFLCLGQDLGRDASAVIFHTADLKKAIEKYGDRSYRYLHLDAGHLGQRLNLAAIQLGLGVSGIAGFFDDQVNEVLGIPTDEAVLYITTLGYPN; encoded by the coding sequence ATGTCTGAAACTAAAACTTCCATAGCGCAGTACTATCATGAGCGCACTAAGTATGACCCTGAAACTATTGCTACAAAGGGAAGAGCTTTGGATTGGGATCAGCAACCTTCTGCCTTTAAGGTTTATCAAGTTGGTAAGGTTTACGATCTAAAGATGTATCTGACCGAAGATACTCCAAATAATTTTATTGCGGAAAAATGGCAACGACTCTCTCGGCTTTTGCTTTGTAGCTATGGACTAACCGCTAGAATTCGCACAGTCAACGGTGATATGTACCTGCGATCGGCACCATCGGCGGGGGGACTCTATCCAGCAGAAGTATATATTATTGCTAATAATCGCTCATTTTTACCGCCAGGTATTTACAACTATCAGCCTCAAACTCATGCCCTTGTGCATTTTTGGGAATCAGATCAAGTGTGGGAGCGTTTACAAGTTGCCTGCTTTACCCATCCTGTATTTAGGATTACGGATTTTGCGATCGCCACTACAGGGGTATTTTATCGATCAGCATGGCGGTACCAAGATCGGGCATATCGGCGCATTTTCCTTGATACAGGGCATTTATTAGGCAATATTGAACTGGCAGGAGCAATTAATGATTTCCGTCCTTACCTACTCGGTGGCTTTGATGATCAGGTAGTGAATGATTTGCTGTATTTAGATAAAACCCAAGAAGGAGCGATCGCTATAATTCCCATCCTTGATTTAAAAGATGATCTACCAGCAAACTCATCTCAAATTGCCCAAATTTTGACTACTGCCCCCACTGCCCTAGCTTCTGGCACAAATACTGACTATCCCCGCCTTGCCGATGGTGAACTCTTAGGCTACTTACATCAAGCTACGGAAATTCATAGCGAAATCCAGGGGGCTGGATCGGATTTGAAAATCGCAAAATCCCTAAATAACTTTGAGGATAAGTATAATTTTCCTTTCTGCACCAAGGTTTCAACTGTTACTAATTCTCTTAACTGGGGCACAGAATTAGAGGACTTAGAAAGTACAATCCTAAAACGGCGTTCTACCCGTGCTTTTACAGGGGAGCCTTTAAGCCTAGAACAGTTAAATACGATTTTAGATTTTGTCTATCAACCCATTCACTACATTAATCAGGGTTTAGATGGCGAGCCAGATTATTTCGATCTAAGTTTAATTGAAACCTTTATTGCCGTGTCTGCGGTTACAGGACTGGAAGATGGTTGCTATTACTATGCCCCAATTACTGAAGAGTTTCGCCAAATTCGCTTTAAAAACTTTCGTAAAGAGTTGCATTTTCTGTGCTTAGGACAAGACCTTGGACGAGATGCGAGTGCGGTGATTTTTCATACTGCCGACTTAAAAAAAGCTATAGAAAAGTATGGCGATCGCTCCTATCGGTATTTACATTTGGATGCTGGACATTTAGGACAAAGATTAAATTTGGCAGCGATTCAGTTGGGCTTGGGAGTTAGCGGAATTGCAGGATTTTTTGATGATCAAGTGAATGAGGTTCTGGGTATTCCTACGGATGAGGCAGTTTTGTATATTACGACTCTGGGTTATCCAAATTAG
- the ruvX gene encoding Holliday junction resolvase RuvX yields MIVAALGLDVGRKRIGVAGCDRTGLIAHGITTIFRKSWQQDMAELQQLVIEREVNILVVGLPYNMDGSIGYQAKHVQKFAYSAAKHLELDLEFMDERLTSFEAEQMMMNSGISPRDNKALIDRKAAALILQQWLEIKRHK; encoded by the coding sequence TTGATCGTAGCAGCATTAGGCTTAGATGTGGGTCGTAAACGGATTGGTGTGGCAGGATGCGATCGCACAGGCTTGATTGCCCACGGGATCACAACTATTTTTCGCAAGTCTTGGCAACAGGATATGGCAGAACTTCAACAATTAGTCATAGAACGAGAAGTTAATATCTTAGTTGTGGGGCTACCCTACAATATGGACGGTAGTATTGGCTATCAGGCAAAGCATGTACAGAAATTTGCCTACAGTGCCGCTAAACATTTAGAACTAGATTTAGAGTTTATGGATGAACGCCTTACCTCCTTTGAAGCAGAGCAAATGATGATGAACTCAGGAATTTCGCCAAGAGATAACAAGGCACTAATTGATCGCAAGGCAGCAGCTTTAATTTTGCAACAGTGGCTTGAGATAAAACGCCATAAATAA
- a CDS encoding transposase: MLNPYSSSLTDKEWEIIEPLLPKKKQTRPPTWTKRQILDGILYQLKNGCNWRDMPRDLPPFSTVYRYYKEWKDTGTFTAIMEALHATAREQSKKIKMDNFNHH, encoded by the coding sequence ATGCTAAATCCATACTCAAGTAGCCTAACAGATAAAGAATGGGAAATTATAGAACCATTGCTCCCAAAGAAAAAGCAAACTAGACCGCCAACTTGGACAAAAAGACAAATTTTAGACGGCATACTCTACCAACTCAAAAACGGTTGTAATTGGCGAGATATGCCCCGAGACTTACCACCATTCTCTACAGTGTATCGATACTACAAGGAGTGGAAAGATACAGGTACATTTACTGCGATTATGGAAGCTTTGCATGCAACAGCCCGTGAACAGTCAAAAAAAATCAAAATGGACAACTTTAATCATCATTGA
- a CDS encoding transposase yields MLTFNIDYFKSKPDDITLTTILLDSGYHIEKLTTDLQKVYPEIMTKIRFEISPKVSKQQKAEKGLSGFVVVPTRWVIERSNAWVERCKILVKNFERTLVNATAKLNLCFIRLMLKRIATHEI; encoded by the coding sequence ATGTTAACGTTTAACATTGATTACTTCAAATCGAAGCCAGATGACATTACCCTAACTACGATATTGCTGGATAGTGGTTATCATATCGAAAAATTGACGACTGATTTACAGAAGGTTTATCCTGAGATTATGACTAAGATTAGGTTTGAAATTTCTCCTAAGGTATCAAAGCAACAGAAGGCAGAAAAAGGTCTGTCTGGGTTTGTAGTTGTGCCGACAAGGTGGGTAATTGAAAGGTCAAATGCTTGGGTTGAAAGATGCAAAATCTTAGTTAAGAACTTTGAGAGAACTCTCGTTAATGCTACAGCTAAACTCAATCTTTGCTTTATTCGCTTGATGCTAAAAAGAATTGCTACTCATGAGATATGA
- a CDS encoding SAF domain-containing protein encodes MAEDMKAGDIFTNENLRAIRPGFGLPPKYYDVIIGKQISRDVKLGEPLSWDLLT; translated from the coding sequence ATTGCAGAGGATATGAAGGCAGGTGATATATTCACCAATGAAAATCTCAGGGCAATTCGTCCAGGCTTTGGTTTGCCACCAAAATATTATGATGTCATCATTGGTAAGCAGATTTCAAGGGATGTAAAACTTGGAGAGCCTCTAAGCTGGGATTTATTGACATAA
- a CDS encoding DUF1269 domain-containing protein, whose protein sequence is MSSLIAVGFKDEFTADQVILELRKLQREHLIDLEDAAIVIRDNEGKVKIKQTQELVTSGALSGGFWGLLFGLIFFNPLLGWAIGAVGALAGAVSGSLIDIGIDDNFIRDVGKAIEPGTSAIFVLVRKATSDKVLEDLSKFEGKVLKTSLSYDDEAKLQAVLSRA, encoded by the coding sequence ATGAGTAGTCTAATTGCGGTTGGTTTTAAGGATGAATTCACGGCTGATCAGGTAATCCTAGAACTCCGAAAGCTCCAACGGGAACATTTAATAGATTTAGAAGATGCGGCGATCGTAATTCGGGACAATGAAGGAAAAGTAAAAATCAAACAAACTCAAGAACTTGTGACTTCAGGCGCATTAAGTGGGGGATTTTGGGGACTACTATTTGGTTTAATCTTTTTTAATCCCCTCTTGGGTTGGGCAATTGGGGCAGTTGGGGCATTAGCAGGCGCAGTTTCAGGATCATTAATAGATATTGGGATTGATGATAACTTTATCCGAGATGTGGGCAAAGCGATCGAACCCGGTACCTCTGCAATTTTTGTATTAGTGAGAAAAGCCACTTCCGATAAAGTCTTAGAAGACCTCAGCAAATTTGAAGGTAAAGTTCTGAAAACTTCGCTTTCCTATGATGACGAAGCAAAACTCCAAGCCGTTTTATCAAGAGCCTAA
- a CDS encoding PRC-barrel domain-containing protein, with protein sequence MRNGRDMIGKPVVAFDSGEKLKTVVDLIFDQESNLLLGFLVDEAGWFSDALVVPLSMITAIGSDAIIVPSADAISPATNYPAIQNILTRDNILRGTRIMTVDGRDLGTMIDLYFDDISGVIEGYEVSGGIFADAYSGRSFVPAPNTIKIGEDVAFVPSETAELMEEQVGGIRATLETVGGKVQEIAHVAGEKAQEAAQLTGEKLQEVTQMANTKLTNAVVNPEEQEDFILGKIAQKTLITPEGVIIVQEGQVVNQADILVARNHGMIDELYRTTGGNVRGRLGEKITDAVVGMTANISLEQSQGRRVHRTVFTSEGSVVAVEGQIVTPQVIARAKTHHQEQALLEAVGLTTVDALKTTGSDVGTQVKDGAKGLWEKVKETASNLQEHGTQVIEDKRINGALGRAVTRVILDRNDEVILNVGELITHQAIAIAREADVLEILLDSVYTETPKLSLEELRAPEAGKAALVE encoded by the coding sequence ATGCGAAATGGTAGAGATATGATTGGTAAGCCAGTAGTTGCCTTTGACTCTGGAGAAAAGCTGAAGACAGTTGTAGATTTGATTTTTGATCAAGAGAGTAATTTACTATTAGGATTTCTAGTAGATGAAGCAGGCTGGTTTAGTGATGCTTTGGTGGTGCCTTTAAGTATGATCACTGCGATCGGTTCTGATGCAATAATTGTTCCCTCTGCGGATGCTATTTCCCCAGCCACTAACTATCCTGCAATTCAGAATATCCTAACAAGGGATAATATTCTTAGAGGTACTCGGATTATGACTGTTGATGGTCGTGATTTAGGAACTATGATTGACCTTTACTTTGATGATATTAGTGGGGTGATTGAAGGTTACGAAGTCTCGGGAGGTATTTTTGCTGATGCCTATTCTGGTCGCTCTTTTGTGCCTGCTCCCAATACCATAAAAATTGGTGAAGATGTGGCGTTTGTTCCCTCTGAAACTGCTGAATTAATGGAAGAACAAGTGGGAGGAATTAGGGCAACCCTTGAAACAGTGGGTGGCAAAGTTCAAGAGATAGCCCATGTTGCAGGTGAAAAGGCTCAAGAAGCTGCCCAACTGACAGGAGAGAAGTTACAAGAAGTTACGCAGATGGCAAATACTAAGCTGACAAATGCTGTTGTCAATCCTGAAGAGCAGGAAGATTTTATCTTAGGAAAAATTGCTCAAAAAACCTTGATAACTCCCGAAGGCGTAATCATAGTTCAAGAAGGTCAGGTTGTAAATCAAGCCGATATTCTGGTGGCTCGTAACCACGGGATGATCGACGAACTCTATCGAACCACAGGCGGTAATGTCAGGGGCAGATTAGGAGAGAAGATAACTGATGCTGTAGTAGGTATGACTGCCAATATTAGTTTAGAACAGTCTCAAGGACGGCGAGTGCATAGGACAGTGTTTACATCTGAAGGATCGGTTGTGGCAGTAGAAGGACAAATTGTCACTCCCCAAGTAATTGCTAGAGCTAAAACCCATCATCAAGAACAAGCTCTATTAGAGGCGGTGGGATTAACCACAGTTGATGCCTTAAAAACTACGGGTTCTGATGTGGGGACACAGGTTAAAGATGGAGCTAAAGGGTTATGGGAAAAAGTTAAAGAAACTGCTAGCAATCTCCAGGAGCATGGAACTCAAGTAATTGAAGATAAGAGAATTAATGGGGCTTTAGGTCGTGCAGTGACTAGGGTTATTCTTGATCGGAATGACGAGGTGATTCTTAATGTCGGTGAATTAATTACCCATCAGGCGATCGCTATTGCTCGTGAAGCTGATGTCCTAGAAATTTTGCTGGATTCAGTTTACACAGAAACCCCGAAGCTATCTTTGGAAGAATTACGCGCTCCTGAAGCTGGGAAAGCAGCTTTGGTTGAGTAA
- a CDS encoding GlsB/YeaQ/YmgE family stress response membrane protein has translation MNILWFILIGMAAGWLAGQLVKGSGFGLVGDIVVGIIGALLGGLIFSTFGVSAGGGLLGSLIVATIGAVILLFGLRLIRSA, from the coding sequence ATGAATATTCTTTGGTTTATTTTAATTGGCATGGCGGCTGGTTGGCTAGCAGGACAGTTAGTCAAGGGCAGCGGCTTTGGCTTGGTGGGTGACATTGTAGTCGGCATCATTGGCGCATTACTGGGCGGGCTGATATTCAGTACCTTTGGCGTCTCTGCGGGCGGCGGATTGCTAGGCAGTTTGATCGTTGCCACAATTGGTGCCGTGATCCTCTTATTTGGATTACGTCTCATCAGATCAGCTTAG